AATAGCAAAAATCACTTTGTAATCATGGTCGATAATCCATGAGCCAAACCAGCCTTGCAGCCCAAATATCAACACATAGATCAAGCCTGCAATTACAGGCGATACTGCAAACGGCAGGTCAATCAGCGTAATCAGAATGCTCTTGCCACGAAATTCAAATTTGGCAATCGCCCAGGCGGCAGCAACGCCGAATACCAGATTAAGCGGTACTGAGATCGCAGCAGCAATCAGCGTGAGCTTGATTGAAGATAAAGCGTCTTCATCGACCAGTGCTGCGAAGTAGGCACCGAAACCTTTACGCAAAGCCTCAGTAAATACGGCGGCTAAAGGCACAAACAGGAACAGGCTTAAAAATACCAGGGTAACTGCAATCAGTAACCAACGTATCCATGCGGGTTCTGAGGTCGCACGACTACGGGCCACTTTGGCGTTGTATTTCCCTAATTGTGTAATTGCAACTGCGGACATATTGACCTTTAGTATTTTCTAATTTTAACGGGATTCTGTAATGCGCTTATTCGTCCACCACTGCAGCCCATTGATGGCGAACAGTAAGATGAATGAAACAACCAGCATCACCACTGCCACAGCGGTCGCGCCTACATAGTCATATTGTTCAAGCTTGGTGATGATGATCAGTGGGGTGATTTCAGACACCATCGGCATGTTGCCCGCAATAAAGATCACCGAGCCGTATTCACCAATAGCGCGCGCGAAAGCCAGTGCAAAGCCTGTGAGCAGGGCCGGCCAAATGGCGGGCAAGATAATCTTGCTGAATGTCTGCCAACGGTTTGCACCAAGGCTGGCAGCAGCTTCTTCAGTTTCTGCTTCTAAATCTGCCAGTACGGGTTGTACTGTACGCACTACGAAAGGCAAGCCAATAAAGGTTAGTGCAACTACAACGCCTAATGGTTTGAATGCCACCTGAATGCCATGAGGTTCAATAATGCTGCCTATCCAGCCGTTCGAGGCATAGACGGCGGTGAGCGCGATACCAGCCACTGCTGTCGGCAATGCGAAAGGTAGGTCAACCAGGGCGTCCACGAATTTTTTGCCTGGGAATGTGTAGCGCGTGAGCACCCATGCGGTCAACAGGCCAAATACTGCGTTGATTAAAGCAGCAATCAGCGAAGCGCCAAACGTGAGTTTGTAGGAGGCCATGACGCGCGGCGCGGTGACCACATGCCAGAACTCTTCAAAGGTAAATGCGGTGGTTTTGATAAACGCGGCAGACAGCGGAATCAGAACAATCAGGCTTAAATATAAAAGCGTATAGCCAAGTGAGAGGCCAAAGCCAGGTAAAACATTATGCTGCTTACTTTTTTTAAATAGGGGCATGGGCGATGGCTTAATAAATAATGGCTTAGTGAGAGTTCAAAGGTAATTCGATTCGCGAGTCGTAATGTAACAGTGCTCGTTATAACTTAAAAATAATATGTTTTTATATTGATATAACTTAATCGGCTAATGAGTCGCCTTAATTTCTATCACAATCCAGTGCTTGATACATTTTGATACTTGCAACTGCCTGTTTAGCGCATGGAAAATCAAAAACGGTATTTCTTTGGCATAGTCATTCCCATGTTTTATAGAACTATTTTTATCAAATGGAACTCAGTATTTTTACTGAGCATTTTATGGCGCGATTTTTTATGAATAATCCATTACTTCGATTGATGAATGTTTTGATAGTCAGCGTAGTTATGCTGCTCTCACTATCTACATTTGCAGCTGAAGATTCAGGCTCAATACCTAGCAAGCCCAGCTCGCCTTATCCAGCGGTGCTTGATGCCAGCGCGAATAGCAATGGTGATGTAGAGCCTATCAAGATCGCTTCAGTGTATGGCACGCTGGCGCTTAAGGAATATAAGCTGCCCTTCGAGGATGCTTATCCCTCTGGCTCGTTTGAAAAATTGAATAAAAACCAGTTTATATTTATTAGCAAATGTGGCGACGTGTATTTCAGTAATCTTGATTTCACTAAGCCTGATGGTGAGTTGGTGCTGGTTAAGCCTGCCAAAGCTTTATCCAAATACACTCCAGGTAGCGATGAATCCACTGATGAAAGTAGTAGTAAAAAAGTAGTTTATTGCAAAGATTTATCTGGTGTTAAGGATTCATTAATTGTTAAGAACTCACTGTTTGTTGCCTATACCACTTGGGATGAGCAGAACAACGGTGCGCGTTTGGCTGTATCTGAGTTTGATCTTGATCTGGTTAATTCGGAAGTGACTTTCAAACGGGAAATCTATTTAAGCCGCCCCGCGATTAAAGAGCCATTTTTGGGTCACCAAGTTGGTGGGAAAATGGCCTTGGGCGAAAACGAAAATACTTTGTATCTGGCGATTGGTGATTTTTCCAAACCTGACAAAGTGCAGGATAAAACTACTTCACTAGGTAAAGTCATCAAGATCGATCTCAAAAGCCTGAGTGCTGAAGTCTATGCGACTGGTTTCAGGTCGCCCAATGGCGGCTTGTTTTATGATCATGAAACCAATGAACTATGGCTGGATGATCATGGGCCTCGAGGCGGGGATGAGATCAATCTAGTCAAACGAGGCAAGAACTATGGCTGGCCTATAGTGAGCTACGGCACAATTTATGAACGTGATGGCATTGGCGGCTACTACGGTAATAAATTCAATAATCATGAGGGTTACGAAAAACCTGCGATGACCTTTGTGCCCTCTATTGGCATTGGTCCCATCGCCAAATACGCGAGCACAGGCAAAAACGACTACTGGGATAACGATTACTTTGTTGCGGGTATGGGTTCAATGACCTTGCTGCGCATCAGAAAAGAGGGTACTAATCTGGTTTATGCCGAACCAGTACTAACTGGCTATCGCATACGCGCTATCAAGATTGACCCAGATGGCACCTTCTATTTAAAGACTGATCACAATCAGTTGCTTATTTCTGATTAAACGCGGTTTGACGTTGCTGGGAAATAACGCTTTTCTTGTAGTGCATCGGCAGTTGCAGGTTTGCCAAGAAAGTTACCCTGTATCAGCTCGCCGCCACTGGCAAAGGCAATATCCAGTTGCAGCTGTGTTTCTATGCCTGTGAATATTGGCTTGGCACCTGAATCTTTTACCAAGCGTACCAAGGCAGGCAATATCTGGTGTACACGGCTGTTCTTCTGCGCAGCCTGAATGACGCTTAAATCAAACTTTACGTATTCAGGCGTAAATTTCCATAGGCGATCGATGTTCGAGCGGTCACTGCCAAAGTTATCCAGCGCAATCTTATAGCCACGGTCTCGGTAATTCTCGATGGCTTCCAGTAATTGTTTGTCCTGCTCAACCAGCGCTTCTTTAATCTCAATTACCACACGGTCGGTGGCAACAGAGTTTGAGTGCAATATGCGTTCAAATACCTTGCCATGGCCATTCACGCTGATGAGTAGCTTGGGGTGTACATTCAAAAATAGCAGCCCGTTTTCATCATATATCTGACGGAAATTCAGTACATGCAATGTGCGGCTTACGCGGTCAAATTGCACCAATTTGCCAGACTGCTCGGCATAGCTAAATGCAAACTCTGGGCTGCTCGGTAATTCGCCGCCCAATGATGGTCGTAGAAAAGCCTCATGGCCATGTAGTTCACCCGCAGCACTGTCATAGATTGGCTGGAAAGCACTATTCAGTTGCACGCCCAAATAAGTGCTATTGAACTCGCCCGTGGTTTGTTCTTGAAGGCCATATTCATCAAAATCGAGGAATAAGGAGTCATGCAACTGTTGCCTGAGCTTTTCCAGATGTGATGATGAGATTGCAGTTTTTGCCATGAGATTTCCTGATACTTACTTAAAATTATTTAATGTAAATCTGATCAAAATTTGCGCCGTCTGCAAAATGTACTTTTTGCACATTAGCCCAACCGCCAAAGGTGTCATCCACGGTAAAGAACTGGACTGGTTTAAAGTCAGCTTTATGTTTTGCCGCGCTGGCTTCTACTTGAGGTCGTAAAGAGTGCTTCACTGCCAACTCTTGACCAATGTCTGAATAATGGAATTCAAGATATGCTTGTGCTACTTTGCGCGTGCCGTGCTTATCTACAACGCGGTCAACCAGGCTGATTGGGTTCTCAGCAAGAATACTGATGGATGGATATACAACTTCAAACTGGTCACCACCAAGCTCTTTTTTGATTAGTGCAACTTCGTTTTCAAATGTTAATAATGCATCGCCAATGTCGCGTTGAACAAATGTTGTTGTTGCGCCGCGACCACCTGTATCTAGTACAGGGACATTTTTGAATAGTTTGGTCACAAACTCTTTGGCTTGGGCATCAGTACCACCTTTTTTAAGCACAGAGCCCCATGCTGCGAGATAAGCATAGCGACCATTACCAGAGGTTTTAGGGTTGGCGATGACTACATCAATGCCAGACTTAATCAAATCATCAAAGTCCTTGATGTGTTTTGGGTTGCCTTTACGTACCAGTATCACTGTGGTTGAGGCAGTCGGTGAGCTGTTGTTAGGCAGGCGCTTTTGCCAGTCTTTAGGAATCAAGCGTGCGCGTTCGTAAAGAATATCAATGTCGGTAGGCTGGTTCATCGAAATCACATCTGCTTCAAGGCCATCAACAACAGAACGCGCTTGCTTGCTGGAGCCGCCATGCGATTGATTGATCGTTACAGTTTCGCCTGTTTTTTCTTTCCAGTATTTGGCAAATGCTGGGTTGAAGTCTTTATAGAATTCGCGGGTGACATCGTATGAAACATTCAGAATTGCAGTGTCAGCGGATGCAATATTCGGCAATGAAATAATAAATAAAAACCCAAGAACAACCCCTGAAATTAAACGCTTAAGCATTAGGTACTCCCTTTTTGTTTTGATATTACTGATAAATTAATCAGTGTGGAATATAGGGATTTACCAAAATAATGTAAAAGAATATATAAATATAATGATAGTTATATTTATTATTTAGGGGCTCGAGTTTTTCTCATTAACGTCAAACTCGATTGGGCGGGTTGCCCCGCCCGTGTTAAGGGTTTTACTTTATATCGGTGATGATGTAATTCGCACCATCTTTTTCCAAGGTGAAATCAACCTTGTCGCCACTTTTGGTTTTATCCAACAGCATCTTGTCTTTCACCTTGAAGCTCATAGTCATTGCTGGCCAGCTAATTGCAGCAATAGCATCATGTTTCAAGATGACACTGCTATCGGCTTTATTAACCGAGACGACAGTACCTTTGCCAGTAATCGCTTTTGCTGGTGCTGCCATTTTGCTAGAAGGCATTTTCATGTCCTTCATATCATCCGCATTTGCATTGCCAGCCAATAGACCGAGGCTCATTAATAGGGTAAATGTGAGTGTTTTCATGGGTGTTCCTTTCAGAGATTATTTAGTTGGTGGGTTAAATCTACTCGTGCTTAAATCTAAAAATCAGTAAATATGCTGCGGGTAGTACAAACAAAGACAGCAATGGCGCAGTCAACATGCCGCCTACCATGGGCGCCGCAATGCTGCTCATGGCTTCCGAACCAGTACCAGTACCGATCAGAATAGGTATTAGCCCGGCCAGTATCACAGCCACAGTCATAGCTTTTGGTCGGACTCTCAGCGCTGCACCTTCAATCAATGCGGCGGTTAAATCTTCATGATTGTTCAGCTTGCCTTGCTCTCTGTATCGTTTGATTGCGTCATCCAGATAAGTCAGCATGATGATGCCGAATTCAGCGGAGAGCCCAGCCAGCGCGATCATGCCGACACCACTGGCAATGGAGAAGTGATGCCCCAGAAGATAGAGAAACCAGATGGCACCCACCAGGGCGAACGGCAAGCTCCCAAGGATCAGCAAGGCGGGCGTGATACGCTTGAATGCCATGAACAACAGGATGAAAATAATGGCGAGTGTCATGGGAACCACATAGCTCAAACGCTTGGCAGCCCGCTCGAAATATTCGAACTGACCCGACCAGGCAATGGAGTAGCCTGCTGGCAGCTGTAGCTCCTGATCAATTTTGGCTTTTGCATCTTTTACAAAGCCACCAAGATCGCGGTCATGGATATCTACATAGACCCAGACATTCGGCCGCGCATTTTCACTTTTGATCATGGGCGGGCCGTCGGTGATCTTGATCTCAGCTACCGCACCCAAAGGCACTGTCGCCCCTTTTTCTGTAATCATAGGCAAGGACTTCAGTTTTTCTACCGAATCACGAAGTTCTCGCGGAAAGCGGACATTGATTGGGTATCGTGCCAAGCCATCAACTTTTTCAGCAACATTGTCACCACCAATGGCAGTCGAAACAAAGGCCTGAACATCGGCCATGCTTAAGCCATAACGGGCAGCTTGCAGTCTATCTATCCTGATATCTACATAGCGTCCGCCAGTTACACGCTCGGCAATGACTGAGCTTGCTCCTGGAACTGTTTTAATGATGCGCTCTACCTGTTCACCAAGTTTTTCTAGAGTGGCCAGGTCAGGGCCACCGATCTTGATGCCGACTGGGCTCTTGATACCCGTGGATAACATATCGATACGGTTACGAATGGGCTGCACCCAGACATTGGCCATGCCAGGAATCTTGAGGCGGCTATCTAGTTCATCGATCAGTTTCTGTGGTGTCATGCCTGGTCGCCATTCCGAACGTGGCTTCAGCTGAATCGTAGTTTCAAGCATCTCCAGTGGAGCTGGATCAGTGGCACTTTCAGCACGTCCTGATTTGCCAAATACGGTTTTCACTTCCGGCACAGTTTTGATCAGGCGATCAGTCAGTTGCAATATCTCGGCAGCTTTTGATACCGATAAACCTGACAGTGCCGTCGGCATATAGAGCAAATCACCTTCATCCAGCGGCGGCATGAATTCACTGCCTATCCTGTCCAGTGGCCATAGACTGACTAGGACTAATAAGAGTGCAATCACTAGGGTCAGCTTGGGATGCCTCAGCACGCTTGCTAATAATGGCCGATAGGCATTGATCAGCCAGCGGTTGAGCGGATTCTCCTGTTCTGAACGAATGCGACCACGGATAAACAAGGTCATCAGTACTGGTACCAATGTCACCGACAAACCAGCGGCAGCTGCCATGGCATAGGTCTTGGTAAACGCCAGCGGCGCGAACAGTTTGCCTTCCTGCGCTTCCAGTGTGAATACTGGGATGAAGGATAAAGTAATGATGAGTAGTGAGAAGAACAGCGCTGGACCAACTTCGCGTGCAGCCTCGATGATCAAAGCAATTTGCTGAGCTCGATCTGGTGGGCCAAGCTTATTACTATATTGCTGGTGGCTATATTGCTCCAGCTTGCGATGCGCATTTTCGATCATGACAATCGCCGCATCCACCATTGCGCCGATAGCGATGGCGATACCGCCCAGCGACATGATATTGGCGTTGATACCCTGGTAGTACATGACAATAAAGCTGACCAAAATACCCAATGGCAGCGCCACGATGGCTACTAATGCAGAACGCAAATGCCAGAGAAAAACGGCACATACCAACGCGACTACGATGAATTCCTCAATCAATTTATGACTAAGGTTATCCACCGCGCGGCGTATCAATTGCGAGCGGTCGTAGGTCGTCACGATCTCAACGCCTTCGGGCAGGCTTTTTTTCAGACTGGCGAGCTTTGCCTTGACCGTATCAATCGCTTCCAGCGCATTCTGCCCAGCACGCATCACAATCACGCCGCCGGTAACTTCACCTTCGCCATTGAGTTCAGTGACGCCACGTCGTAACTCTGGCCCAATCTGAATCTGCGCCACGTCGGAAAGCAGGATGGGCGTACCACTATCACTGACGGAAATTGGAATGTGTCTAAAATCATCCAGTGATTCCAGATAGCCATGAGCACGCACCATGTATTCCGCTTCACCACTTTCAATCACTGCGCCGCCCGTTTCCTGATTGGCGGATTGCAGCGCAGTCACCACCTTGGATAAGGGGATGCGGTAATTACGTAATTTATCCGGGTCAACCTGTACCTGATATTGCCGCACCATGCCGCCTAGCGTGGCGACCTCTGCAACCCCAGGGATGGTCTTCAATTCGAACTTGAGGAACCAGTCCTGCAAGGCGCGCAGTTCACCCAGGTCGTGTTTGCCAGTACGGTCAACCAGCGCATATTCATACACCCAGCCAACACCCGTGGCATCTGGCCCCAAACTCGGATTCACGCCCTTGGGCAGGCGTGAAGAAATCTGGCTCAAATATTCCAGTACCCGCGAGCGTGCCCAGTATTGATCGGTGCCATCGTTAAACAGGATATAAACAAAGGAATCGCCAAAGAAAGAATAACCACGCACAGTCTTCACGCCAGGCACTGAGAGCATGGTGGTCGTCAGCGGATAGGTCAGCTGATTCTCGACAATCTGTGGTGCTTGGCCTGGCCATTGAGTACGTATAATTACCTGGGTATCAGAGAGATCAGGGATAGCATCAAGTGGCGTTCGCAGCATGGCGAACACGCCCCAGGCAGCAATAAGCAATATACCCAGTATGACCAGCAAGCGATTGCTGGCGGACCAGCTAATGACGCGCGCAATCATGGTTTTTCACCTTTCATGCTGTCATGCGACATGTCCATACCCTTCATGTCATCTTGCATGTTGGCTGGAGGAGTCGCATCCTGCTTCGATAGTCTTGCCAAAACCCCAGACAACGAGGCTTCTGAATCAATCAGGAATTGACCTGAACTGACGACTTGTTCGCCTTCGCTCAAACCTTGGGTGATTTCGGTGTGACCGTGACTTTCTTGCCCGGTAATTACCTCAACAGGTCGGAAACCATGAGTTTCTTTAACGATGACGACCTTGCGCTGACCAGTTGAAATCACACTCTCACTTGGCACGGCCAAGGCTGAATGCGACATGCCACTCAGTCGCACATCGGCGTACATGCCAGGCCGTAATTGATTGCCAGAATTAGCCAGTTCAATACGGACGCGCAAGGTTCGCGAGGTATCATCCAGCATTGGATACAAGTAGCCAACTTTACCTTTGAGTACCTGATTTGATGAAGCTTGCAGTCTTACCTCAGCAGCACTGCCAAGTATTACCCTTGAAGCATCACGTTCAGGGATTTCTGCAATCAGCCAGACCGTCGACAGGTCATTGATCTGCATGAGCGGTGTGCCCATCATCGATTGCGCTCCTTCCTTGACTGAAAGCTCGGTTACGACACCTGAGGCTGGCGCATAGACGCCAAAGCGTGGGCTTGATTGATGGTTTTTGCTGATTGTGGCGATCTCACCTTCTGTCATTCCCAACAGTTTCAGTCGATTTCGGGCTGCCTGCTTCAATACCTCACCTTCTGCAATCGGCTCAAGGTCTGATAGCGCTAGATATTCTTGCTGAGCCGCGAGCAATTCCGGGGCATATATCTCGGCAATCTTCTGGCCTTTACGCACGGGGTCACCTACTGCACGGACTAAAAGGCGCTCAACAAAGCCAGGAATCCGGGTTTGTACTGCGTAATAACCACGCTCATCTGGCTCGACTCGACCAACAGCAGTGAGATCATCACCGAAATCCATCATGATTACTGACTCTATGCGCATCCCCAGGTTTTGCTGGGTATTGGATGGGATGGAAACGCCGTTATCCGAGCCAGCATCTTCAGCATATTTGGGGATCAGTTGCATATCCATAAACGGTGATTTGCCTGGTTTGTCGAATTTCTGTTCAGGTACCATCGGGTCATACCAATAGCGAACCGTTTTACCTGAGTCATCCTGCACTATCCCACCAACGGCGGGATTGGCAGGCGTCGTCATATTGCTCATGGGCTTGTTCATGCTGTACCAAGCTGCAGTGGCCACTACAGCCAAAATGATGACGATCAATATCAAATGAATGCGTTTCATGGCTGGCTCCAGCTATATAGATTGGTGTTGTTAAGCAGGTAGCCGAGCTTGACGGCGGCACGTTGCATGTCTGTCATGATGACCCAGTGCTCCATCTCTACCTCGAGGAGTGCACGACGGGCATCCCACACTTCAGAGAGGTTTCCTTTGCCAGCTTCATAGCCTGCTTGTGTGACACTTAGTCTTGATTCAGCGGCAGGGATCAAGCGTTGTTGATGTTCTTCCTCGCGCGCTTTTGCGGTGTCTGCATCTGCTTCCGCACTTTCCAGTTCTGCATTCAACTCACGTCGACGGTCTTCGGTCAGCTGGCGTGCTTTCTCCACTAAAATTAACTTCTCAGCAGCACGTTTGTCCTGACGATTGGCGCGATCCCAAGGTAGATCAACCGCCACCTGAAAGGTCACCATATCGCTGAGATCAGAACGCCGCCTGCCATACATCACTTCCCAGCTCCAGTTGAGCTCATGTTCAGCTTTGGCCTGATCTGCCTCTGACTGGGCAACGGCCTCCATTTGCTCGGCGTTTTGCA
This genomic window from Methyloradius palustris contains:
- a CDS encoding efflux RND transporter permease subunit encodes the protein MIARVISWSASNRLLVILGILLIAAWGVFAMLRTPLDAIPDLSDTQVIIRTQWPGQAPQIVENQLTYPLTTTMLSVPGVKTVRGYSFFGDSFVYILFNDGTDQYWARSRVLEYLSQISSRLPKGVNPSLGPDATGVGWVYEYALVDRTGKHDLGELRALQDWFLKFELKTIPGVAEVATLGGMVRQYQVQVDPDKLRNYRIPLSKVVTALQSANQETGGAVIESGEAEYMVRAHGYLESLDDFRHIPISVSDSGTPILLSDVAQIQIGPELRRGVTELNGEGEVTGGVIVMRAGQNALEAIDTVKAKLASLKKSLPEGVEIVTTYDRSQLIRRAVDNLSHKLIEEFIVVALVCAVFLWHLRSALVAIVALPLGILVSFIVMYYQGINANIMSLGGIAIAIGAMVDAAIVMIENAHRKLEQYSHQQYSNKLGPPDRAQQIALIIEAAREVGPALFFSLLIITLSFIPVFTLEAQEGKLFAPLAFTKTYAMAAAAGLSVTLVPVLMTLFIRGRIRSEQENPLNRWLINAYRPLLASVLRHPKLTLVIALLLVLVSLWPLDRIGSEFMPPLDEGDLLYMPTALSGLSVSKAAEILQLTDRLIKTVPEVKTVFGKSGRAESATDPAPLEMLETTIQLKPRSEWRPGMTPQKLIDELDSRLKIPGMANVWVQPIRNRIDMLSTGIKSPVGIKIGGPDLATLEKLGEQVERIIKTVPGASSVIAERVTGGRYVDIRIDRLQAARYGLSMADVQAFVSTAIGGDNVAEKVDGLARYPINVRFPRELRDSVEKLKSLPMITEKGATVPLGAVAEIKITDGPPMIKSENARPNVWVYVDIHDRDLGGFVKDAKAKIDQELQLPAGYSIAWSGQFEYFERAAKRLSYVVPMTLAIIFILLFMAFKRITPALLILGSLPFALVGAIWFLYLLGHHFSIASGVGMIALAGLSAEFGIIMLTYLDDAIKRYREQGKLNNHEDLTAALIEGAALRVRPKAMTVAVILAGLIPILIGTGTGSEAMSSIAAPMVGGMLTAPLLSLFVLPAAYLLIFRFKHE
- a CDS encoding sulfate ABC transporter substrate-binding protein; amino-acid sequence: MLKRLISGVVLGFLFIISLPNIASADTAILNVSYDVTREFYKDFNPAFAKYWKEKTGETVTINQSHGGSSKQARSVVDGLEADVISMNQPTDIDILYERARLIPKDWQKRLPNNSSPTASTTVILVRKGNPKHIKDFDDLIKSGIDVVIANPKTSGNGRYAYLAAWGSVLKKGGTDAQAKEFVTKLFKNVPVLDTGGRGATTTFVQRDIGDALLTFENEVALIKKELGGDQFEVVYPSISILAENPISLVDRVVDKHGTRKVAQAYLEFHYSDIGQELAVKHSLRPQVEASAAKHKADFKPVQFFTVDDTFGGWANVQKVHFADGANFDQIYIK
- a CDS encoding PQQ-dependent sugar dehydrogenase, translating into MNNPLLRLMNVLIVSVVMLLSLSTFAAEDSGSIPSKPSSPYPAVLDASANSNGDVEPIKIASVYGTLALKEYKLPFEDAYPSGSFEKLNKNQFIFISKCGDVYFSNLDFTKPDGELVLVKPAKALSKYTPGSDESTDESSSKKVVYCKDLSGVKDSLIVKNSLFVAYTTWDEQNNGARLAVSEFDLDLVNSEVTFKREIYLSRPAIKEPFLGHQVGGKMALGENENTLYLAIGDFSKPDKVQDKTTSLGKVIKIDLKSLSAEVYATGFRSPNGGLFYDHETNELWLDDHGPRGGDEINLVKRGKNYGWPIVSYGTIYERDGIGGYYGNKFNNHEGYEKPAMTFVPSIGIGPIAKYASTGKNDYWDNDYFVAGMGSMTLLRIRKEGTNLVYAEPVLTGYRIRAIKIDPDGTFYLKTDHNQLLISD
- the cysW gene encoding sulfate ABC transporter permease subunit CysW, whose amino-acid sequence is MSAVAITQLGKYNAKVARSRATSEPAWIRWLLIAVTLVFLSLFLFVPLAAVFTEALRKGFGAYFAALVDEDALSSIKLTLIAAAISVPLNLVFGVAAAWAIAKFEFRGKSILITLIDLPFAVSPVIAGLIYVLIFGLQGWFGSWIIDHDYKVIFAIPGIVLATIFVTFPFVARELIPLMQAQGKEEEEAALVLGASGWQMLWRVTLPNIKWGLLYGVILTNARAMGEFGAVSVVSGHIRGLTNTMPLHVEILYNEYNYSAAFAVASLLALLALVTLALKSFIEWRTDYGAEKSGKLAAANE
- a CDS encoding copper-binding protein, whose protein sequence is MKTLTFTLLMSLGLLAGNANADDMKDMKMPSSKMAAPAKAITGKGTVVSVNKADSSVILKHDAIAAISWPAMTMSFKVKDKMLLDKTKSGDKVDFTLEKDGANYIITDIK
- a CDS encoding efflux RND transporter periplasmic adaptor subunit, encoding MKRIHLILIVIILAVVATAAWYSMNKPMSNMTTPANPAVGGIVQDDSGKTVRYWYDPMVPEQKFDKPGKSPFMDMQLIPKYAEDAGSDNGVSIPSNTQQNLGMRIESVIMMDFGDDLTAVGRVEPDERGYYAVQTRIPGFVERLLVRAVGDPVRKGQKIAEIYAPELLAAQQEYLALSDLEPIAEGEVLKQAARNRLKLLGMTEGEIATISKNHQSSPRFGVYAPASGVVTELSVKEGAQSMMGTPLMQINDLSTVWLIAEIPERDASRVILGSAAEVRLQASSNQVLKGKVGYLYPMLDDTSRTLRVRIELANSGNQLRPGMYADVRLSGMSHSALAVPSESVISTGQRKVVIVKETHGFRPVEVITGQESHGHTEITQGLSEGEQVVSSGQFLIDSEASLSGVLARLSKQDATPPANMQDDMKGMDMSHDSMKGEKP
- the cysT gene encoding sulfate ABC transporter permease subunit CysT, whose product is MPLFKKSKQHNVLPGFGLSLGYTLLYLSLIVLIPLSAAFIKTTAFTFEEFWHVVTAPRVMASYKLTFGASLIAALINAVFGLLTAWVLTRYTFPGKKFVDALVDLPFALPTAVAGIALTAVYASNGWIGSIIEPHGIQVAFKPLGVVVALTFIGLPFVVRTVQPVLADLEAETEEAAASLGANRWQTFSKIILPAIWPALLTGFALAFARAIGEYGSVIFIAGNMPMVSEITPLIIITKLEQYDYVGATAVAVVMLVVSFILLFAINGLQWWTNKRITESR
- a CDS encoding EAL domain-containing protein produces the protein MAKTAISSSHLEKLRQQLHDSLFLDFDEYGLQEQTTGEFNSTYLGVQLNSAFQPIYDSAAGELHGHEAFLRPSLGGELPSSPEFAFSYAEQSGKLVQFDRVSRTLHVLNFRQIYDENGLLFLNVHPKLLISVNGHGKVFERILHSNSVATDRVVIEIKEALVEQDKQLLEAIENYRDRGYKIALDNFGSDRSNIDRLWKFTPEYVKFDLSVIQAAQKNSRVHQILPALVRLVKDSGAKPIFTGIETQLQLDIAFASGGELIQGNFLGKPATADALQEKRYFPATSNRV